One region of Microbacterium sufflavum genomic DNA includes:
- a CDS encoding sulfatase family protein, with the protein MTARRPNILMILTDDHATHAIGAYGSVVNTTPRIDEIAQSGRRVDHCYCTNSLCTPSRASILTGTYSHVNGVSTLVTPIDASQPTFVSQLKEAGYRTAIVGKWHMGEGPGHDPQGFDYWAVLRDQGEYFDPQILTADGVHIEKGYATDIITDLSLQWLESLEGDEPWCLLIHHKAPHRAWEPDEAHAHLYSDPIPVPSTFTDDYAGRASAAKHATMRIAEHLTLDDLKVEPPQDLTPDELALWKYQRYMEDYLRCVASVDDNVGRVIDWLGAHGVRDSTLLTYSSDQGFFLGDHGWFDKRFMYEESIRMPLLVSWPERIAPAAPMEQIVTNVDFAQTFLDAAGVDAHERMQGKSFLPQLTGSDEPTRDAFYYRYYENDDENHHVLAHYGIRTEAHKLIYFYSDGMGLPGSSPFRFAPEWELYDLEADPDELVNVYHDPAYAEVREQLKVRLWELQAELGDQPHASQPIPALTS; encoded by the coding sequence ATGACCGCCCGGCGACCGAACATCCTCATGATCCTCACCGACGACCACGCCACGCATGCGATCGGCGCCTACGGGTCGGTGGTGAACACGACCCCGCGCATCGACGAGATCGCGCAGTCCGGTCGTCGCGTCGATCACTGCTACTGCACGAACTCGCTGTGCACCCCGAGCCGCGCCAGCATCCTGACCGGCACGTACAGCCATGTCAACGGCGTCTCGACCCTGGTGACCCCCATCGACGCGAGCCAGCCGACGTTCGTGTCGCAGCTCAAGGAGGCGGGCTACCGGACGGCCATCGTCGGCAAGTGGCACATGGGGGAGGGGCCCGGCCATGATCCGCAGGGCTTCGACTACTGGGCGGTGCTGCGCGATCAGGGCGAGTACTTCGATCCGCAGATCCTCACCGCCGACGGCGTGCACATCGAGAAGGGCTACGCGACCGACATCATCACCGACCTGTCGCTGCAGTGGCTCGAGTCGCTGGAGGGCGATGAGCCGTGGTGCCTGCTGATCCATCACAAGGCGCCGCACCGCGCGTGGGAGCCCGACGAGGCGCACGCCCACCTGTACAGCGACCCGATCCCCGTGCCGTCCACGTTCACGGACGACTACGCGGGCCGGGCGAGCGCGGCGAAGCATGCCACCATGCGCATCGCGGAGCACCTGACGCTGGACGACCTCAAGGTGGAGCCGCCGCAGGACCTGACGCCCGACGAGCTCGCGCTGTGGAAGTACCAGCGGTACATGGAGGACTACCTGCGCTGCGTGGCCTCGGTCGACGACAACGTCGGGCGGGTGATCGACTGGCTCGGCGCGCACGGCGTGCGGGATTCGACCCTCCTCACGTACAGCTCCGACCAGGGCTTCTTCCTCGGCGACCACGGGTGGTTCGACAAGCGCTTCATGTACGAGGAGTCGATCCGGATGCCGCTGCTCGTGTCGTGGCCGGAGCGGATCGCGCCCGCGGCCCCGATGGAGCAGATCGTGACGAACGTCGATTTCGCGCAGACCTTCCTGGATGCCGCCGGGGTCGATGCGCACGAGCGGATGCAGGGGAAGAGCTTCCTTCCGCAGCTGACCGGATCCGACGAGCCGACGCGCGACGCGTTCTACTACCGCTACTACGAGAACGACGACGAGAACCACCATGTGCTCGCGCACTACGGCATCCGCACGGAGGCCCACAAGCTCATCTACTTCTACAGCGACGGGATGGGTCTGCCCGGGTCGTCGCCGTTCCGGTTCGCGCCGGAGTGGGAGTTGTACGACCTGGAGGCCGACCCGGACGAGCTGGTGAACGTGTACCACGACCCCGCCTACGCGGAGGTGCGCGAGCAGCTCAAGGTGCGGCTGTGGGAGCTGCAGGCCGAGCTGGGCGACCAGCCCCACGCGAGTCAGCCGATACCCGCGCTGACGAGCTGA
- a CDS encoding ABC transporter substrate-binding protein — MMRFPTRTRRAAVAAAAVTALTIALSACTGSAEPAPSSDAGGEAREPVSLNVGYIDTSINGVGVIAAANELGLWEKYGLDVTLTPFTNGPTQIQAMQAGQIDVGYIGAGATWLPATGQATVIVPSETSLGDVVLARPGSGVEDPKDLKGQRVGVPEGGSGEMILALTLLEAGLTFDDVERVVLDPPSVVSAYVGGQIDIAAIFSPLSAQILDSVPDTVTVADNASFPETSFLGSWVASNEAVDGKADAVQRFLEVYAEVNDYRIDDTEQVVEWASAASGAPVDQLTQQASISGWTPSDEILANNEDGTTFEQYESIMRVFVQSGRMEDMTDPASFVNTELFAAAMKDRS, encoded by the coding sequence ATGATGCGCTTCCCCACCCGGACCCGTCGGGCGGCCGTCGCCGCCGCGGCCGTCACCGCACTCACGATCGCCCTGTCCGCCTGCACGGGCTCGGCCGAACCGGCCCCCTCGTCCGACGCCGGAGGCGAGGCCCGTGAGCCGGTCTCCCTGAACGTCGGCTACATCGACACGAGCATCAACGGCGTCGGCGTGATCGCCGCCGCGAACGAGCTGGGTCTGTGGGAGAAGTACGGCCTGGACGTGACGCTGACGCCGTTCACGAACGGCCCCACCCAGATCCAGGCGATGCAGGCCGGCCAGATCGACGTCGGGTACATCGGCGCCGGGGCGACCTGGCTTCCGGCGACCGGACAGGCGACCGTGATCGTGCCCAGCGAGACCTCGCTCGGCGACGTGGTGCTCGCCCGCCCGGGCAGCGGCGTCGAGGATCCGAAAGACCTCAAGGGGCAGCGCGTCGGTGTGCCCGAGGGCGGGTCGGGGGAGATGATCCTCGCGCTCACGCTCCTGGAGGCCGGGCTCACGTTCGACGACGTCGAGCGCGTGGTGCTCGACCCGCCGAGCGTCGTCAGCGCCTACGTCGGCGGGCAGATCGACATCGCCGCGATCTTCTCGCCGCTGAGCGCGCAGATCCTCGACAGCGTGCCGGACACCGTGACGGTGGCCGACAACGCCTCGTTCCCGGAGACGTCGTTCCTCGGGTCGTGGGTCGCGTCGAACGAGGCCGTCGACGGCAAGGCCGACGCTGTGCAGCGCTTCCTTGAGGTGTACGCCGAGGTGAACGACTACCGCATCGACGACACGGAGCAGGTCGTCGAGTGGGCCTCCGCCGCGTCCGGTGCCCCGGTCGACCAGCTGACGCAGCAGGCGAGCATCTCCGGGTGGACGCCGTCCGACGAGATCCTCGCGAACAACGAGGACGGCACCACGTTCGAGCAGTACGAGTCGATCATGCGGGTGTTCGTCCAGTCCGGTCGCATGGAGGACATGACCGATCCGGCGTCGTTCGTCAACACCGAGCTGTTCGCTGCCGCCATGAAGGACCGCTCGTGA
- a CDS encoding beta strand repeat-containing protein: MRTYAKRALWGALLAGGITLLGATAANAAETSGDDGLLSGTQAVAPITAPITVVDNAISVLGDAVAPAPAPAPAPAPAPAPAPAPAPAPAAETDGGSGTASGTQAVVTVNLPVTVSGNAISLTDDSTTSTPAAAPPQSAAPQAPDAAGVLSLDTDGMDGVLSGTQALLAVNAPVTVSGNSLSLLGDSESASTDAEAAAPAPATGVDAGTSGEDGTASGTQVVAPVTAPVTVTGNAISLLGDSASTGGTGTGTAPTAPANGGSPATSGEDGVVGGSQVVAPITAPIGVTGNAISVLDDATVTGGTTGTGTTAPTAPANGGAPATSGEDGTASGTQVVAPVTAPVTVTGNAISLLGDNATSGTTGTGGTPSAPATGGMPATSGEDGTASGTQVTAPVTAPIGVTGNAISVLDDATVTGGTTGTGTTAPTAPAAGGSTTTGEDGTASGTQVTAPVTAPIGVTGNAISVLDDATVTGGTTGTGTAPTAPAAGGITTGEDGILGGTQVTAPVTAPIGVTGNAISVLDDATVAGGTTGTGTTPTAPATGGGITTGEGGILGGTQLGLPVTLPITIGGNAISVVGESTVTGPGTTPGTDPGTDPGTDPGTDPGTDPGTDPGTDPGTDPGTTPGTNPGTTPGASGMAWASGAAVSGEATGLAMTGGAPSPALWAIAALLLLGGAGLLRRRTA; the protein is encoded by the coding sequence ATGCGTACTTACGCGAAGCGAGCCCTGTGGGGCGCGCTCCTCGCCGGCGGGATCACCCTGCTCGGCGCGACGGCCGCCAATGCGGCCGAGACATCCGGAGACGACGGACTGCTCTCCGGCACCCAGGCGGTGGCACCCATCACGGCGCCGATCACGGTCGTGGACAACGCGATCTCCGTGCTCGGCGATGCGGTGGCTCCCGCACCGGCCCCGGCTCCGGCCCCGGCCCCCGCTCCGGCACCGGCCCCCGCTCCGGCTCCCGCACCCGCTGCGGAGACGGACGGCGGCTCGGGCACCGCGTCGGGAACCCAGGCGGTCGTGACCGTGAACCTGCCCGTCACCGTGTCGGGCAACGCGATCAGCCTCACCGACGACTCCACGACCAGCACCCCGGCCGCCGCTCCACCCCAGAGCGCGGCTCCCCAGGCCCCTGACGCGGCCGGGGTGCTTTCCCTCGACACCGACGGCATGGACGGTGTGCTCTCGGGCACGCAGGCCCTGCTCGCGGTGAACGCCCCGGTGACCGTGTCGGGCAACTCGCTGTCGCTCCTGGGCGACAGCGAGTCGGCCTCGACCGACGCGGAGGCCGCAGCACCGGCTCCCGCGACCGGCGTCGATGCGGGCACCAGCGGTGAGGACGGCACGGCCAGCGGCACGCAGGTCGTCGCCCCCGTGACGGCTCCCGTGACCGTGACCGGCAACGCCATCTCGCTGCTCGGCGACAGCGCCAGCACCGGCGGCACCGGCACCGGCACGGCTCCCACCGCACCCGCGAACGGCGGCAGCCCCGCCACCTCGGGTGAGGACGGCGTCGTCGGCGGCTCGCAGGTCGTCGCACCCATCACCGCCCCCATCGGCGTGACCGGCAATGCCATCTCCGTGCTCGACGACGCCACCGTCACCGGCGGCACCACCGGTACCGGGACCACGGCCCCGACCGCACCCGCGAACGGCGGCGCCCCCGCCACCTCGGGTGAGGACGGCACCGCCAGCGGCACCCAGGTCGTCGCCCCGGTGACGGCCCCCGTGACCGTGACCGGCAACGCCATCTCGCTCCTGGGAGACAACGCCACGAGCGGCACCACCGGCACGGGCGGCACCCCGTCCGCACCCGCCACCGGCGGCATGCCCGCCACCTCGGGTGAGGACGGCACCGCCAGCGGCACCCAGGTCACCGCGCCCGTCACCGCCCCCATCGGCGTGACGGGCAACGCGATCTCCGTGCTCGACGACGCCACCGTCACCGGCGGCACCACCGGCACCGGGACGACGGCCCCGACCGCACCTGCGGCCGGCGGCAGCACCACCACCGGTGAGGACGGCACCGCCAGCGGCACCCAGGTCACCGCACCCGTCACCGCCCCCATCGGCGTAACGGGCAACGCGATCTCCGTGCTCGACGACGCCACCGTCACCGGCGGCACCACCGGCACAGGCACGGCCCCGACCGCACCCGCGGCCGGCGGGATCACCACCGGTGAGGACGGCATCCTCGGCGGCACCCAGGTCACCGCACCCGTCACCGCCCCCATCGGCGTGACGGGCAACGCGATCTCCGTGCTCGACGACGCCACCGTCGCCGGCGGGACCACCGGCACCGGGACCACCCCGACCGCTCCGGCGACCGGCGGCGGGATCACCACCGGTGAGGGCGGCATCCTCGGCGGCACCCAGCTGGGTCTGCCCGTGACGCTTCCGATCACGATCGGCGGCAACGCCATCTCGGTCGTGGGCGAGAGCACCGTGACCGGCCCGGGCACCACGCCCGGAACCGACCCCGGAACTGACCCGGGCACGGACCCCGGTACGGACCCCGGTACGGACCCGGGAACCGACCCCGGAACCGACCCGGGCACGGACCCCGGCACCACCCCCGGAACGAACCCCGGCACCACTCCGGGCGCGTCCGGGATGGCCTGGGCGTCGGGCGCAGCCGTCTCCGGTGAGGCCACCGGTCTCGCCATGACCGGCGGTGCACCGTCGCCCGCGCTGTGGGCGATCGCCGCCCTGCTGCTTCTGGGAGGTGCGGGCCTGCTGCGCCGTCGCACGGCGTAG
- a CDS encoding Gfo/Idh/MocA family protein, with amino-acid sequence MTGPVGLGIVGSGFVAEFYLRALAEVRDHEVVALAARSPERGRELAGRFGVRDVVASVEELVALADVDIVVVAVPQDAHLDAVTAAAAAGKAVICTKPLGRSGAEAAACLAAVTAAGVWHGYAETAVFSPAVMHAKAMVDAGGIGRVLTVRAREAHGSPHKHAREIARMGGGPLRGLGCHGVAVGRWFLEGATPVEAFAWGDRLDRDDVDSEDNAVLLMRFDDGRVAQVEAGWTHRPGLDNRREIHGSDGWLGVDETGPGALAAFAGQELGYVGEKAGSTRGWLRPVLDEPRTYGYHGQFAHFIESFRAGVAPRQTLADGVIDNAVIDAAYRSMTTGRWEPIDLSGLTAPPAEIATDAYHRPAEREAR; translated from the coding sequence GTGACGGGTCCCGTCGGGCTGGGCATCGTCGGCTCCGGTTTCGTCGCCGAGTTCTACCTCCGGGCCCTGGCGGAGGTGCGCGACCACGAGGTCGTCGCCCTCGCCGCGCGCTCGCCCGAACGGGGCAGAGAGCTCGCCGGCCGGTTCGGCGTGCGCGACGTGGTCGCCAGCGTCGAGGAGCTGGTCGCCCTGGCCGATGTCGACATCGTGGTCGTGGCCGTGCCGCAGGACGCGCACCTCGACGCGGTGACGGCCGCGGCCGCCGCGGGCAAGGCCGTGATCTGCACCAAGCCGCTCGGTCGCAGCGGCGCGGAGGCCGCGGCGTGCCTGGCCGCCGTCACCGCCGCGGGCGTGTGGCACGGCTATGCGGAGACCGCGGTCTTCTCGCCCGCGGTCATGCACGCCAAGGCGATGGTCGACGCGGGCGGCATCGGTCGGGTGCTCACCGTGCGCGCCCGCGAGGCCCACGGCAGCCCGCACAAGCACGCCAGGGAGATCGCGCGCATGGGCGGAGGGCCGCTGCGCGGTCTCGGCTGCCACGGTGTCGCCGTCGGGCGCTGGTTCCTGGAGGGCGCGACCCCCGTGGAGGCCTTCGCGTGGGGGGACCGGCTCGACCGCGACGACGTGGACTCCGAGGACAACGCGGTCCTGCTCATGCGGTTCGACGACGGTCGTGTCGCCCAGGTCGAGGCCGGCTGGACGCACCGCCCCGGGCTGGACAACCGGCGCGAGATCCACGGCTCGGACGGCTGGCTCGGCGTGGACGAGACCGGCCCCGGTGCCCTCGCGGCGTTCGCGGGACAGGAGCTCGGTTACGTGGGGGAGAAGGCCGGCTCGACCCGCGGCTGGCTGCGGCCCGTGCTCGACGAGCCGCGCACGTACGGCTACCACGGCCAGTTCGCGCACTTCATCGAGAGTTTCCGCGCGGGTGTCGCGCCGCGGCAGACCCTGGCCGACGGCGTCATCGACAACGCGGTGATCGACGCGGCCTATCGCTCCATGACGACCGGTCGCTGGGAGCCCATCGACCTCTCCGGGCTCACGGCCCCTCCCGCCGAGATCGCCACCGACGCGTACCACCGCCCCGCAGAGAGAGAAGCACGATGA